AAGTCTGgatcacatttaaaacatatgTTAGTGCTCTTTCGGCTGTGTGCGGTTTGGCAGCTCTGAAGGAAAGGACACTGATAGGGGATTTAATGGACAGGGGACTTGATCACTTGACaaacaggcattaaaaagaaAGACGGGACcacaaaagcaaataaaaaggcGTGCTCTaaggcagcaggagcagcagcagtggaagAGACATAAGAGCAGACACCAAGACAGACTTCTTCAGAATTAGCCCACATCTTAGAGGAAGGAATTGTGTGGCTGCTTTTGCACCTCAGGGCCTTTTTTTGCAGCCCACACTGTAGGATCTGGAGAACTGACAGAAAGGAAGTTTAACATACAGATACTGTAACCACTGAAATTAAGGGAAGCCAGAAGtcagcagccttttttttttcaggaggtGGAAATATAAAGACCAAACACAGAGGAATTTGTTCAGACCATCTATCTTAGAGGCCCTGAAATATCTCACAGGCCTTTAATCCATTCTGACATAAGAGCCGATAAGAAGTCCTGAAGGAAATCTTGccttttttctgaggtaattttCAGCTCCTGACCTCCAGTAGCCTCGTTATTTAACCGGACACCTCAGGTTCTGCATCAAAGCTTCTGCAGTAAGAGGTGCATGTTTTAAAGCCTCTTTAACCCTCTCCATTTGGCTCGTGGGCGTCTGGGTTGCTGTGACAGGTTACGTctggcttacacacacacacacacacacacacacacacacacacacacacacacacacacacacaggagcacacacactctttaCTGTGCAGCTGGAAGATCAAGAGTTTGTGCTGCACATACCTGCACTGAGAGGACTTGAGTGTGTGTGGTCTGAGGGACTCAGCTGGTCTGGGAAACTGAGTCAGAGAGGCAGCCAGCACTGAGCGCTTTCTgccagagagagaaggagacaaGTTCACTCTGCTGAGTGCTTCTCAGAAACCGTGAAGCAGAGCCAAAGGATCAGTGATGAAGATGAAACGGACTCTGTGCAGAATCTCCTGCTTGGTGACTCTGGTGGTGGAGCTGAGCTGGATCAACGTGGGCCACAGCATgcacagagagggaggaagtAAGGTAAGTGTTGCATGAAGCCTAAATTCTTCTTACAATCCTCTGTTTGTAGATGAAATATAACAACATATTTTGGCCCCTTTTGGACTTGAattaactaaattattaaaacccTGCATAGCTTGCATATAATTGATGCATTTAGGGCTTGATTTCACCCTCTATTTCGTTTTTTTGTagcctctttcctctcctcactcaTTCTCTCATAAACCCCTCACTTGACCAGTTGCTGCCAATGCAGCACATGTGCTCACCGTTTTCTGTCCACTGAAACCAAAGCTGATAGTAAATGTGTGCGTTTGCATGCGGCTAAAAGAGGAAAAGCATGCCATAATCTGCACCAGAAGGATTAATGAACCACATCTCTTTTAATTTTCTTCATTCATCTCCATTATTCTTGTCTCTGCTTCAACTCCCCCATCTTTACCTCCCTTTCCTGtcatctctcgctctctgttTCTCATTAGTGGGTCTATCCCCTGGTAGAAATTGCAGAGGGGAAACCTCCctattttctgttgttgtttctcaGGATTTAAGTGGAAGCAGTCAGCCAGCCAACCTGCCCCACCCTCTGTTCTGCAACACACTGAACACATCAGAGGGCTCAGATCATTACAGTCGTCCAGAGGACATAAAGCACACACTGTGcagacaagtgcaatattccaTGATTGTCCTCTCTGGCGTTTATAGACCGACCATCCGGCATCAGGCTTTCACTCTTTTAAAAGAAGCACGAGAGCACACCCATGACTCTTTAAACTCTATTaacatgtcaaataaatgttgagATAAACTTCTGCATTTGTATTTCATAACCTATTTAAAACTGTACCGATGTAATCAATTCAGCTTCCATTTTGTTCTGCTTTATGTCATCATGGGAACTTTGCCCTTCTTATGTAGCCTGACAGGTGGTTTTATGGTTTTCTCCCACCACTGCTGCCTCCCCTCAAAGTGCCTGATGGTGGTGTGTTTTGGCTGAGGCCCATATTTGTCAGATGTCCTGGGTTCATATCCGGCTGTATGTCATTCTCCTGCTGTATATGAATGTACAGTCTTTTGGTAGCAGAGTCATGGGACTTCAGAATGAGCAGCATTCAGAGGCAGagaggcagacacacacaaatttcctgcagcagctgttgaTAATCACACTCTGACTAATGTGTGTGACATCAGGCTGAGTGCTCCAAGTAACTCCACGCTACAGGAAACATCTTATCAACTCAGCCTCAGTGTGCAGCCCTGTCTCCTTAAAATTACGTTGCCATACTATGATACTACAGACAATTTCAAGGGAAACGTATTGTGTGGTactattttaaacatgtggttaatgttcTGTTCAGGTTGGTTAGGCTTGAGCACCAAAACTACTCGGTAATGTTCAGTAGAAGATCATAGTTTTGGTTGAAATAAGTAAGTTTGCGTAAATAACTCAATGCTGacatttggtttcacacaggacatggTCAGGattctcctgggtcaaagttctgtgtttgtttgacacatCTATCCACCCAAACCTCATGTGCAAACATCAATTAGAAATGTTCTTGTCATACAGCAGGAACAAATGTAATCTGGAGACGATATGTttccctcaaaatgtaatttgcaCTTTGTTGCATGGAAACATAATTTTTAGGAGACCAGGCTTCCTTTTGACTCAAATGTGCCTCAAATCATCTGCTTCGAAACTTTTGaggaaagataatgtacataatgcagctaaatgcatttttttcaaaccaaattcagtttattatattttacttgcTTGCTTTAATAGCTTTTATCTCGAATAACAAGTCTTTGGCCACATTAGAGGCCCTGTTGAGACTGTACTGGCACAGCAGCTAAATGTTCTTGTTTGCTGTAGgtcataaagacatgaaatattaaattaagTCAAATATTAACAACTTAAAAGTcccttgtagttgttttagaGTTTCCACAACCGATTATCTGAACTCGGGGGGCttgagcctatcccagctgacattacaTTGTGACACCCTGTGTAGTGTGTAAATGGGAGCAGGAATCGATATTCAGGAAAATGTGTTCAGTCAATTTCCCAGCTCAACACAGAGTAAAATTTTAGGGGAAATGGTAGCATGGATGTGTTGTGAACGACAGCTGTAACTTTGCAGGGAATGGGGGATACGGTCATCTGATGAAAGATGCTTCCATGTGGTGCAAGTGAACCAAACACGGGACATTGGCCGAGAGGTGggctacaccctggacaggtcgacAGTCATTTAAACCTAAGCTGGATGTCTTTAGACTgttggaggaagccggaggacccggagagaacccacactgacactggCTGTGAACGAGGTCTTTTGGTTACTACAACATTTCCAAAAACCTCTCTTGCATCCCGGGCAGTCATGTTTATGTTGTCAGAAACCTCAGACTGTGCTGAGCTGCATAGCGTCCATGCCAATGTAAAGGACGTCTGAAAGTATGTGGACAGTGATGGTTACAttggttttattcattcattatccttaactgcttatccgcacTTGGGTtgtggagcctatcccagctgacactgggcggGGACAGGTcgacagactatcacagggctgacaggGCAATCATGCTCTCAATCACACCAACCTAGTCACCAAGTAAACCTAAGTGGGaatgtgggaggaagccggagtacccggtgagaacccacgctcacatggggagaacatgcaaactccacacagaataGAGCTGCAGACCGGAGTCGAACCAGTGACctaagagtgctaaccactacaccaccgtgtagctgTTACATCATTTTAAATGGACAAATCTGTTTAATATGTGAAGGGAGCTTGAGGTTGAACAACTGACTGACATCATGCTGCATGAttaaaatgtttccatttttaaaaagaattggtCTTTTGTTGCATGATTATTGTCCTCTGCATGATCTCAATATGCCCTCAGTAACCTTCAACAATGACAAAACACTAACAAGAGTAGCTGTAATGTAaagatgatgttttttttttcattaaatgtgtCTTTGGGACCAAAACTGACTGTGATCTCTGCAGGTTGCGAGGCAGTGGGAGAAGAAGGTGCGGTCGGCCTCCAGCCTGGACGAGCTCCTGAGGCTCGCAGACTTTCCTGATTGGAAGCTGTGGAAGTGTCGTCTGAGACTGCAGCAGCCAGAGACCCTCTCTTCTCCACCGTCGGTTGGCTCACACCGTTCGACACGCTACGCTGCCGAATCCTACAGCCTGGAGATACTAAAAGGTTGGATCAAACATTCAGAACATGCAACAAGCaagtctgtgtatgtgtgtttctgtggttaTAAACATTGTGTGTCTCCTTTTCAGCCATAGATGAAGAGTGGCAGCGGACTCAGTGCATGCCACGGGAAACTTGTGTGGACGTGGCCAAGGAGCTGGGCACCGATCCCTCCATGTTCTTCAAACCACCTTGTGTGTCCGTCCACAGGTTTGTTTCACATGGGAGCAAAGCCAGAACCTTTTATCCATATAGATTCAATTCAAATATGATCTTTTAAATGTAGAAAACTCTTAACTGTAGGTTAATTTTCCATGCACTCCCACTTTACCCAGATGTGAACTTACTCTCGTACTGACAGGTGCAGTGGCTGCTGCAATCAGGAGGGTGTcacctgcagaaacacaacTACTGTTTATGTGAACAAAACTGTGAGTGAACGAATCTGAGATGCAAAGTGGAAATATTTTTGACGTTTTCTGACAGCagtgtgagtgtgcgtgtgaTTGTGTGAATTTCAGGTCCTCAGTGTCATTCCCTTCAAGTTCGTACCAGAGCCTGTGCTCATAAAAGTGGCTAATCATACAGAGTGCAGGTGCATGGAGCCCGCCATAATACGACGTAATGCTCAACCTCACAGTAGCAGCGGGTGAGTCCAACACATCAGTCTTTTTTctcaatggatttttttttttaaacttcctgTTCTAATCCTTCTGGTTGTTTGGCAGCTGCTCTCCGATGGGCCAGTTGTCGGAGGCAGAGGACTCCAGGAGACTTTGTGCCAGTGGGTTGATTTGGGATTGTTCATCTGACAGATGCATACCTTACCCTTCCAGTgaaccaggtgtgtgtgtgtctatctcAGCAATAGGATTGGTTGACAGACATTCATAGTTTCTTGACAATGTATACTAATTACTTTTAGCTTATGAGCAAATGCTTGTAAAACTGACAACATCCCCATCAGTCTCAGCTGCACTGTGAGTTTTGTACTGATTAGTAAATGTTATCATGCTAACACACTAAAATAAGATGGTTGACATGGTATCTGCAACACATCCTTGTacctttcatttcatttcatttattcgtttatttaacagggacagtgcatggctctcagccgtaCTAGAATTAGCTACgagctaaatttcatctgtagtccctgggcaggaacaaataacataaatctaacacaaacaaacaagcctttcaaacagcaacaacaaagtttcacactcttaaaacagaatacaacacagaacaacagcaaaagtaaagtcacagtattaagacacaacacgaaacaatgttaaaatacaacacttaagagtacctaaacgacagaataggttgttGGCCAACGAATCCCAAAATCACATGTATGACCATTctatttaacattgtgaaacacgTTGTAAACACTTTCTAAACACTTTTGGGAAAAATAAATACGTTTGTTATGTAACTTAGTGAAATAGTATGTGACATGACCTGGTTATGTACATAAGTTTAAATAACTCAGCGTTGACTTTTAGTTTTGGGACACGTTCAGCAGCATTGTGACACTCTGTGTAGTGTGTGAATGGGAGCAGGAATAGATATTAAGGGAAATTTGTTCTGCTGGTTTCCCACCTTAAGACAGAGTAACATTTAAGGGCAAATGGCAGCACATATGTGTTGGGAACAAAAGCTGTAACTTTGCGGGGAATGAGGGATCATCTTCCATATTGTGCGAGCGAACCAAACACGTAATTTGCAGAAGACATATTTGAATCACTGACTTGTTTTACTGTTCAGCATTTAGGCCAATGCTTTTCCACATGATttgataaatacaaaatatagagCCCGATCGATAACTGGTATGGTGGccgataatattttgagctggaatgaaaatagacctttttttattgtagctcgtgcactgatttttcaccactctgcaaaggtaCCCAGAGGgcaactttctcaaacataaaactttattgaacaatatttaacattgtttaacatacattttacaAACAATGTCTTACATTGTTAGCCATTTCTATaaatgaaaactgagaaaataaagaataaataggaataatatgaatagctaaataaacatcatgattGTTCATTgtcaattgctgaatataaaaaaaaaaacaaggaattAAAAACAACCATGTCAAGCAATGTTTTGCTGCATTATATCTTCTGTAAAACAACTTTCcataacagcacatatcagacagcatgtACCCTGATATCAATgggcctttgataggccaatatcgccCGATGATATTTGTTAACATATAACACATaacacatatttaaattcattaCAAGGACCtttgcagcagaaaaaaacagctctAGCTCGCTATGTTCCTAAGAATTACTAAGGGACGTCTTCTACCTCGTACACGTCCATCCAGCCTTGCCCAGTCTTCGTCTTTTTATAagttttgtggttgtttgcaTCCATAAGTGTTGCATCACAACCATTTGCAGGGACTTTCCCTTCTATAATGGCATTGCTATGTGTGAAAAGGTGCAAGACAAGAATGTTTCTGAATGTAGCACCTGAACAGTTATCCTATTCATTTATCATGTGACTTAAATGCACCCTTTTTACCACCTGCTTAGAGTTTCCACTCAGTTCATGGATGCCTGACTGCGAGATAGACGCAGAGAGATGTGACTGTGTTCCTAAACCTGCGCCGACTCTGCAGCCGAAACCGATCCACCGCTGTCATCTCAACGCCTCCATCTGTGCCCACAAGCATCAACGTTTTGACCAAGTCTCCTGCAGGTAGGCCAGAGAGGTtttaatacaataatctgtttatttctttaaatgttaTAGTCTGTACTTAAACTTGACTTtagacacacaaaatgtttactgaggtatgGAAATGACTGGAAATTttgggaggggaaaaaagagaggatGAAACGTGAAAAGGTCAAGTTTAAAGTCAATGGAAGTGCATTCTCATCAGACATGCAGAATGGACTGAAGTGAACTGAGTTCTCTATTGTGTCTGAATGTATTCTAAATGATCCCTCTATTATTCACAGATGCAAAAAGTAGAAGTCCATTGGGGAAATAAGTTACGACAACCTGCTCACCAAGGATGTTTGGAGGCAGAGAAAAAAGGCTCATAATTTATTTACAGTCCTATTTATGCCGATCACTTTAACTAATTAAGAAGATATTAACTCATGTGACCatgttaattgattttttaacaTGCTGATTTGTGTTCCAATCAATGTGGAAAGTTTGTGATCTGTACATTTGTTCTTTGTGCACTGAATATGTAGTTTACattaaaagattatttttataatttcaattttcaatgaattaattgattattGCTTAACGTCTGAAGGAATATTCCACTGTTTAATCTTCATATCTTCATTTATTGTTGGTATTTAAAACAACTGAGTACAGAACTCACCTGGATGCTTTTCAGGctgcaaaacaaaacttttgggCACTTGAATCATATGAAAAGTTAAGTTGTTCAGTGCAGTGAGTTTCATAACCTGTTTCTCGTTTCTTGGATCTCATCTTCGTGCAGAGTTTGTACAAATGATTCACCCTTGTTggacattttcatgttttacagCGCTGAATCaaaattaatgtgttttttgtgactcTGATCCAAGagaaaagtaagtaaaaacaGATTTCTCCAAAGTGATTGAAATTCATTACAAATGTTAAACTGAACACTTGTTTTTCTTAAGTATTTACCACCTTTaacatgacacaaaatcatCACTGGTGCATCAAGTTTGTATAAAATGAAGGTCTTCTCATTGATTATAGTATAAACACACCTGCCTCTGGAG
The Centropristis striata isolate RG_2023a ecotype Rhode Island chromosome 2, C.striata_1.0, whole genome shotgun sequence DNA segment above includes these coding regions:
- the vegfd gene encoding vascular endothelial growth factor D, producing MKMKRTLCRISCLVTLVVELSWINVGHSMHREGGSKVARQWEKKVRSASSLDELLRLADFPDWKLWKCRLRLQQPETLSSPPSVGSHRSTRYAAESYSLEILKAIDEEWQRTQCMPRETCVDVAKELGTDPSMFFKPPCVSVHRCSGCCNQEGVTCRNTTTVYVNKTVLSVIPFKFVPEPVLIKVANHTECRCMEPAIIRRNAQPHSSSGCSPMGQLSEAEDSRRLCASGLIWDCSSDRCIPYPSSEPEFPLSSWMPDCEIDAERCDCVPKPAPTLQPKPIHRCHLNASICAHKHQRFDQVSCRCKK